A region from the Agrococcus sp. SL85 genome encodes:
- a CDS encoding ABC-F family ATP-binding cassette domain-containing protein, which translates to MTATLVAQGLAGGHGHRTLFDSLDLTVAPGDVVGVVGANGAGKSTLLRILGGDLEPQAGTVQLAPADAFVGWLPQEHERVDGETVAAYIARRTGCAQATADMDAAAEALGDPSRAAPGTDPADVYAAALERWLASGAADLDERMPITLAELGLDLGDAPGEARMTSLSGGQAARVGLAALLLSRFDVALLDEPTNDLDLDGLERLEAFVQGLRGGVVLVSHDREFLARCVTRVLELDLAQGSNRVYGGGYESYLEERATLRRHAREAYDEFADKKADLVARARTQREWSSQGVRNAMKKAPDNDKNRRRAMTESSEKQAQKVRQMESRIARLEEVEEPRKEWQLQLTIGEAPRSSTVVSTLDAAVVRQGGFTLGPVSLQVNTGERIGITGPNGAGKSTLLRTLLGRREPDAGRASMGASVQLGEIDQARSLLVGDRALADAFEALVPEMASGDVRTLLAKFGLRADHVTRPVDELSPGERTRAALALLQARGVNLLVLDEPTNHLDLPAIEQLEQALEAYRGTLLLVTHDRRMLETVRVDRRWHVEAGQVREL; encoded by the coding sequence ATGACCGCAACGCTCGTCGCGCAGGGCCTCGCCGGCGGGCACGGCCACCGCACGCTCTTCGACTCGCTCGACCTCACCGTCGCGCCCGGCGACGTCGTGGGCGTCGTCGGCGCGAACGGCGCGGGCAAGTCGACGCTGCTGCGCATCCTGGGCGGCGACCTCGAGCCGCAGGCGGGCACGGTGCAGCTCGCGCCGGCCGACGCCTTCGTCGGCTGGCTGCCGCAGGAGCACGAGCGCGTCGATGGTGAGACCGTCGCCGCCTACATCGCCCGCCGCACCGGCTGCGCGCAGGCGACGGCCGACATGGACGCGGCCGCGGAGGCCCTCGGCGACCCGTCGAGGGCGGCGCCCGGCACCGATCCGGCCGATGTCTACGCCGCCGCCCTCGAGCGCTGGCTGGCCTCCGGCGCCGCCGACCTCGACGAGCGCATGCCGATCACGCTCGCCGAGCTCGGCCTCGACCTCGGCGATGCCCCGGGCGAGGCGCGCATGACCTCGCTCTCCGGCGGCCAGGCCGCCCGCGTCGGCCTCGCGGCGCTGCTGCTCAGCCGCTTCGACGTCGCGCTGCTCGACGAGCCCACGAACGACCTCGACCTCGACGGGCTCGAGCGCCTCGAGGCCTTCGTGCAGGGACTCCGCGGCGGCGTCGTGCTCGTCAGCCACGATCGCGAGTTCCTCGCCCGGTGCGTCACGCGCGTGCTCGAGCTCGACCTCGCGCAGGGCTCGAACCGCGTCTACGGCGGCGGCTACGAGTCGTACCTGGAGGAGCGGGCGACCCTGCGCCGCCACGCGCGCGAGGCCTACGACGAGTTCGCCGACAAGAAGGCCGACCTCGTCGCGCGCGCCCGCACGCAGCGCGAGTGGTCGAGCCAGGGCGTGCGGAACGCGATGAAGAAGGCGCCCGACAACGACAAGAACCGCCGCCGCGCGATGACGGAGTCGAGCGAGAAGCAGGCGCAGAAGGTGCGCCAGATGGAGAGCCGCATCGCGCGCCTCGAGGAGGTCGAGGAGCCGCGCAAGGAGTGGCAGCTGCAGCTCACGATCGGCGAAGCGCCGCGCTCCAGCACCGTCGTCTCGACGCTGGACGCCGCGGTCGTGCGGCAGGGCGGGTTCACCCTCGGCCCGGTCTCGCTGCAGGTCAACACGGGCGAGCGCATCGGCATCACGGGCCCCAACGGCGCGGGCAAGTCGACGCTGCTGCGCACGCTGCTCGGCCGCCGCGAGCCGGATGCGGGCCGCGCGAGCATGGGCGCGAGCGTGCAGCTGGGCGAGATCGACCAGGCCCGCTCGCTGCTCGTGGGCGACCGCGCCCTCGCCGACGCGTTCGAGGCCCTCGTGCCCGAGATGGCCTCCGGCGACGTGCGCACGCTGCTCGCCAAGTTCGGCCTCCGTGCCGACCACGTCACCCGACCCGTCGACGAGCTCTCGCCCGGCGAGCGCACCCGCGCCGCCCTCGCGCTGCTGCAGGCGCGCGGCGTCAACCTGCTCGTGCTCGACGAGCCCACGAACCACCTCGACCTCCCCGCGATCGAGCAGCTCGAGCAGGCGCTCGAGGCCTACCGCGGCACGCTGCTGCTCGTGACGCACGACCGCCGGATGCTCGAGACGGTGCGCGTCGACCGCCGCTGGCACGTGGAGGCCGGCCAGGTGCGCGAGCTGTAG
- a CDS encoding alpha/beta fold hydrolase, whose product MPEAASRFEVPGAALAWELSDEGGHPVVQLHGLTSSRARDRLLDLDLGRGLSGTRLLRYDARGHGRSSGRAVPEDYRWEVLADDLLRILDDRFPGEQVHGVGPSMGTGTLLHAAVREPERFSGLTLLVPPTAWETRRARGAEYRREAELLEAGAMGPGAVEMVETASIPVVGAAPAGAGTDDTAATVAPVPPATAGLPETLPDVAPGILPSLLRGAALSDLPSREAVAAIEVPTRILAWIDDPAHPVSTAEALHGLIGGSTLQVARTPADVQAWPGLLMADVPRR is encoded by the coding sequence GTGCCGGAGGCAGCCAGCAGGTTCGAGGTGCCGGGCGCCGCGCTCGCGTGGGAGCTGAGCGACGAGGGCGGCCACCCCGTCGTGCAGCTGCACGGCCTCACGTCGAGCCGGGCGCGCGACCGGCTCCTCGACCTCGACCTCGGGCGGGGCCTCAGCGGCACGCGCCTGCTGCGCTACGACGCGCGCGGCCACGGGCGCTCGAGCGGCCGCGCCGTGCCGGAGGACTACCGCTGGGAGGTGCTCGCCGATGACCTGCTCCGCATCCTCGACGACCGCTTCCCCGGCGAGCAGGTGCACGGCGTCGGGCCCTCGATGGGCACGGGCACGCTGCTGCACGCGGCGGTGCGCGAGCCCGAGCGCTTCAGCGGGCTGACGCTGCTCGTGCCGCCGACGGCGTGGGAGACGCGGCGCGCGCGCGGCGCGGAGTACCGGCGCGAGGCCGAGCTGCTCGAGGCGGGCGCGATGGGGCCCGGGGCGGTGGAGATGGTGGAGACGGCGTCGATCCCGGTGGTGGGTGCTGCTCCGGCTGGCGCTGGCACGGACGACACCGCTGCCACCGTCGCGCCCGTGCCGCCGGCAACCGCGGGGCTGCCCGAGACGCTGCCGGACGTCGCGCCGGGGATCCTGCCCTCGCTCCTCCGCGGTGCCGCGCTCAGCGACCTCCCCTCGCGGGAGGCCGTCGCGGCGATCGAGGTGCCGACGCGCATCCTCGCCTGGATCGACGACCCGGCGCATCCGGTCTCGACGGCGGAGGCCCTCCACGGCCTCATCGGCGGCTCGACGCTGCAGGTGGCGCGCACGCCTGCCGACGTGCAGGCGTGGCCCGGCCTCCTCATGGCCGATGTGCCGCGCCGCTGA
- a CDS encoding GNAT family N-acetyltransferase, protein MRLTNVAHLRLPFGRLHGYDLAVGEPLRPLPVSFDQRRHVGAGARPGSWMALSFRLPEPVDRERLAAAWLAVVRRHGTLRTVFTPGEHGPLLHEHEVGPGGWVEHAIAPGQAVHEALRDVLDAACSPYERPSHRLCVLETAAGPTVVVGADHAHVDMWSMLVIVRDLLAELGGGAALLPEAPAFAEHTRALEARPPAPDDVRERWAAVLEASGGVMPRFPLPLGAPGPQPERVEVRDVFGADDSVDVAAQAREHGVSTLALAVSAMTAVTQELAGTPLRAVFPVHSRFEPAWHDSVGWFITNAVLEAADPDPRAAAAAIREALRLGSSPLADVLAPWGGMPEAPGMLAISWLDLRRLPVRVDTAALEAQYVGATIRTDGVMVWFILDETGLHLRCRYPDTPEAREHVGAWLDLLVARLQQDARSSVRRAIRLGERAFRVERATRADIPEIVALLQDDELGRDRETAEAARYEAAYDGIARDRAHYLAVVRDEADDRIVATMQLTVIPGLSRGGSTRLQIEGLRVLAAERSQGLGTAMLAWAHEHGRARGALLAQVTTDEARDRARAFYTRLGYETTHVGLKRTL, encoded by the coding sequence ATGCGGCTCACGAACGTGGCGCACCTGCGGCTGCCCTTCGGCAGGCTCCACGGCTACGACCTCGCGGTCGGCGAGCCGCTGCGCCCGCTGCCCGTCTCGTTCGACCAGCGCCGCCACGTGGGGGCCGGCGCGCGGCCCGGCTCCTGGATGGCCCTCTCGTTCCGGCTGCCCGAGCCGGTCGACCGCGAGCGCCTCGCCGCGGCCTGGCTCGCGGTCGTGCGCCGCCACGGCACGCTCCGCACCGTCTTCACGCCGGGCGAGCACGGCCCGCTGCTCCACGAGCACGAGGTGGGCCCGGGAGGCTGGGTCGAGCACGCGATCGCGCCCGGCCAGGCCGTCCACGAGGCGCTGCGCGACGTGCTCGACGCGGCGTGCTCGCCCTACGAGCGGCCCTCGCACCGGCTGTGCGTGCTCGAGACCGCAGCGGGGCCGACGGTCGTCGTGGGTGCCGACCACGCGCACGTCGACATGTGGTCGATGCTCGTCATCGTGCGCGACCTGCTCGCCGAGCTGGGCGGCGGCGCGGCGCTGCTGCCGGAGGCGCCGGCCTTCGCCGAGCACACGCGCGCCCTCGAGGCCCGCCCGCCCGCGCCGGACGACGTGCGCGAGCGATGGGCGGCGGTGCTCGAGGCGAGCGGCGGCGTCATGCCGCGCTTCCCCCTGCCGCTCGGTGCCCCGGGCCCCCAGCCCGAGCGCGTGGAGGTGCGCGACGTCTTCGGCGCCGACGACTCGGTCGACGTGGCTGCGCAGGCGCGCGAGCACGGCGTCTCGACGCTCGCGCTCGCGGTCTCCGCGATGACCGCGGTGACGCAGGAGCTCGCGGGCACGCCGCTGCGCGCCGTCTTCCCCGTGCACAGCCGCTTCGAGCCCGCGTGGCACGACTCGGTGGGCTGGTTCATCACGAACGCCGTGCTCGAGGCCGCCGATCCGGATCCGCGCGCGGCCGCCGCCGCGATCCGCGAGGCGCTGCGGCTCGGCTCGTCGCCGCTCGCCGACGTGCTCGCGCCCTGGGGCGGCATGCCGGAGGCGCCCGGCATGCTCGCGATCTCGTGGCTCGACCTCCGGCGCCTGCCGGTGCGGGTCGACACGGCCGCGCTCGAGGCGCAGTACGTGGGCGCGACCATCCGCACCGACGGGGTCATGGTGTGGTTCATCCTCGACGAGACGGGGCTGCACCTGCGCTGCCGCTACCCCGACACCCCGGAGGCGCGCGAGCACGTGGGCGCCTGGCTCGACCTGCTCGTGGCCCGGCTGCAGCAGGACGCGCGCTCGTCGGTGCGCCGCGCGATCCGGCTGGGGGAGCGGGCGTTCCGCGTCGAGCGCGCGACCCGCGCCGACATCCCCGAGATCGTGGCGCTGCTGCAGGACGACGAGCTGGGGCGCGATCGCGAGACCGCCGAGGCCGCGCGCTACGAGGCCGCGTACGACGGCATCGCGCGCGATCGCGCCCACTACCTCGCGGTCGTGCGCGACGAGGCCGACGACCGCATCGTGGCGACGATGCAGCTGACGGTCATCCCCGGCCTCTCGCGCGGCGGCTCCACCCGGCTGCAGATCGAGGGGCTGCGCGTGCTCGCCGCCGAGCGCTCGCAGGGGCTCGGCACGGCCATGCTCGCCTGGGCGCACGAGCACGGCCGCGCGCGCGGCGCGCTGCTCGCGCAGGTGACCACCGACGAGGCCCGGGATCGCGCGCGGGCCTTCTACACGCGGCTCGGCTACGAGACGACCCACGTGGGCCTCAAGCGCACGCTGTGA
- a CDS encoding PPOX class F420-dependent oxidoreductase, giving the protein MIDPAQHQAFAEAGVADFVSLGTFRRSGAIVRTPVWIAPWGDRLVVTTERSTGKVKRLRNDPRVVLAPCGRTGRIREGAREASGVATILTDPAEVRSATAALRRDYGVQLRLVLGLERLVRRIQRRPGDRVILAIAPA; this is encoded by the coding sequence ATGATCGATCCCGCGCAGCACCAGGCGTTCGCCGAGGCCGGCGTCGCCGACTTCGTCTCGCTCGGCACGTTCCGGCGCTCCGGCGCGATCGTGCGGACCCCCGTGTGGATCGCGCCGTGGGGCGATCGCCTCGTCGTGACGACCGAGCGCAGCACGGGCAAGGTCAAGCGCCTCCGCAACGACCCGCGCGTCGTGCTCGCGCCGTGCGGCCGCACCGGGCGGATCCGCGAGGGCGCGCGCGAGGCGTCGGGGGTCGCGACGATCCTCACCGACCCTGCGGAGGTGCGCTCGGCGACCGCGGCGCTGCGGCGCGACTACGGCGTGCAGCTCCGGCTCGTGCTGGGGCTCGAGCGGCTCGTGCGCCGCATCCAGCGACGCCCGGGCGACCGCGTCATCCTCGCGATCGCGCCCGCGTAG
- a CDS encoding YciI family protein codes for MDHYLISFPSAWMQLTDEEHPEVVRTSHEAIEEAKAAGAYVFGGGIDESIEPVVIDGEGARSPGRTQLDGGFCVIRAATREEAERWAARIAQGCRTPQELRAFMFDPAS; via the coding sequence ATGGACCACTACCTGATCTCGTTCCCGAGCGCGTGGATGCAGCTGACCGACGAGGAGCACCCGGAGGTCGTGCGCACCTCGCACGAGGCGATCGAGGAGGCCAAGGCCGCCGGCGCCTACGTGTTCGGCGGCGGGATCGACGAGTCGATCGAGCCGGTCGTCATCGACGGCGAGGGTGCGCGGTCGCCCGGCCGCACGCAGCTCGACGGCGGCTTCTGCGTCATCCGGGCCGCCACGCGCGAGGAGGCGGAGCGCTGGGCCGCGCGGATCGCGCAGGGCTGCCGCACGCCGCAGGAGCTGCGCGCGTTCATGTTCGACCCCGCGTCGTGA
- a CDS encoding Lrp/AsnC family transcriptional regulator, translating into MSGIDANDKAIIAELQRDGRAPYATIAEIVGLSETAVRNRVKRLTESGVVQIVAVTDPTQLGFDRQAMIGIRVSGALEPVAEALAAMEEVDYVVITAGSYDVLAEVVCESDAHLLELVSGRIRAIEGVQGTDTLMYLKLQQQTYAWGTR; encoded by the coding sequence GTGAGCGGCATCGACGCGAACGACAAGGCGATCATCGCCGAGCTCCAGCGAGACGGCCGGGCGCCGTACGCGACGATCGCCGAGATCGTCGGGCTCAGCGAGACGGCGGTGCGCAACCGCGTGAAGCGGCTCACGGAGTCGGGCGTCGTGCAGATCGTGGCCGTCACCGATCCGACGCAGCTCGGCTTCGACCGGCAGGCGATGATCGGCATCCGCGTCTCCGGCGCGCTCGAGCCCGTCGCCGAGGCCCTCGCGGCGATGGAGGAGGTCGACTACGTCGTCATCACGGCCGGCTCCTACGACGTGCTCGCGGAGGTCGTGTGCGAGTCGGACGCGCACCTGCTCGAGCTCGTCTCCGGGCGCATCCGCGCCATCGAGGGCGTGCAGGGCACCGACACCCTCATGTACCTGAAGCTGCAGCAGCAGACCTACGCGTGGGGCACGCGCTGA
- a CDS encoding aspartate aminotransferase family protein codes for MSTSADHLWMHFTRMAGADQAPVIVRGEGAYIWDDQGRRYLDGLAGLFVNQLGHGRTELAEAAAQQASQLAFFPLWSYRHPTAIELADVVAGLAPGDLDHVFFTSGGGEAVETAWKLAKNYFRLTGKPMKHKVISRAIAYHGTTHGALSITGLPGLKQQFEPLVPSTFRVPNTNLYRAPVHGDDPEAFGRWAADQIEVAIEQEGPETVAAVFLEPVQNAGGCFPPPPGYFQRVREICDRHDVLLVSDEVICAFGRLGTMFGAERYGYQPDMITCAKGLTSGYAPLGAMIASERLFAPFREAGASFAHGYTFGGHPVATAVGLRNLQLFEEEGVLEHVRANEAAFRATLERLHDLPIVGDVRGDGYFYGIELVKDKATKETFDDAESERLLRGFLSTALFDAGLYCRADDRGDPVVQLSPPLICDQSHFDEMEQILRSVLTEAWSRL; via the coding sequence ATGAGCACGTCCGCCGACCACCTGTGGATGCACTTCACCCGCATGGCGGGCGCCGACCAGGCGCCGGTCATCGTGCGCGGCGAGGGCGCCTACATCTGGGACGACCAGGGCAGGCGCTACCTCGACGGGCTCGCGGGCCTCTTCGTCAACCAGCTCGGGCACGGGCGCACCGAGCTCGCCGAGGCCGCGGCCCAGCAGGCCTCGCAGCTCGCCTTCTTCCCGCTGTGGTCGTACCGCCACCCGACCGCGATCGAGCTCGCGGACGTCGTCGCCGGGCTCGCGCCGGGCGACCTCGACCACGTGTTCTTCACGAGCGGCGGCGGCGAGGCCGTCGAGACCGCGTGGAAGCTCGCGAAGAACTACTTCCGCCTCACGGGCAAGCCCATGAAGCACAAGGTCATCAGCCGCGCGATCGCCTACCACGGGACCACGCACGGCGCGCTCTCGATCACGGGCCTGCCGGGGCTCAAGCAGCAGTTCGAGCCGCTCGTGCCCTCCACCTTCCGTGTGCCGAACACCAACCTCTACCGCGCGCCCGTGCACGGCGACGACCCGGAGGCGTTCGGCCGCTGGGCCGCCGACCAGATCGAGGTGGCGATCGAGCAGGAGGGGCCCGAGACCGTCGCCGCCGTCTTCCTCGAGCCGGTGCAGAACGCGGGCGGCTGCTTCCCGCCGCCGCCCGGCTACTTCCAGCGGGTGCGCGAGATCTGCGACCGCCACGACGTGCTGCTGGTGTCCGACGAGGTGATCTGCGCCTTCGGCCGCCTCGGCACGATGTTCGGCGCCGAGCGCTACGGCTACCAGCCCGACATGATCACGTGCGCGAAGGGCCTCACCTCCGGCTATGCGCCCCTCGGTGCGATGATCGCGAGCGAGCGGCTCTTCGCGCCCTTCCGCGAGGCGGGCGCGTCCTTCGCCCACGGCTACACCTTCGGCGGGCACCCGGTCGCGACCGCCGTCGGCCTGCGGAACCTGCAGCTGTTCGAGGAGGAGGGCGTGCTCGAGCACGTGCGCGCCAACGAGGCCGCGTTCCGCGCGACCCTCGAGCGCCTCCACGACCTGCCGATCGTGGGCGACGTGCGCGGCGACGGCTACTTCTACGGCATCGAGCTCGTGAAGGACAAGGCGACGAAGGAGACCTTCGACGACGCCGAGAGCGAGCGGCTGCTGCGCGGCTTCCTCTCGACCGCGCTCTTCGACGCCGGCCTCTACTGCCGCGCCGACGACCGCGGCGACCCCGTCGTGCAGCTCTCGCCGCCGCTCATCTGCGACCAGTCGCACTTCGACGAGATGGAGCAGATCCTGCGGAGCGTGCTCACGGAGGCGTGGTCGCGGCTGTGA
- a CDS encoding universal stress protein encodes MSVVLGFDESPGARAALASALWLAKAAGERLVVVYGTAPPGSMGEEARTHEAVLRQVGGTAIQHALAEAEAAGVETVTELVSARPVDALLEQAEAHDASVIVVGTWGESPMRGAILGSTPHRLLHLSRWPVLCVPAPAPA; translated from the coding sequence ATGAGCGTCGTGCTCGGCTTCGACGAGTCGCCCGGCGCGCGCGCCGCGCTCGCCTCGGCCCTCTGGCTCGCGAAGGCCGCCGGCGAGCGCCTCGTCGTGGTCTACGGCACCGCCCCGCCCGGGAGCATGGGCGAGGAGGCGCGCACCCACGAGGCCGTGCTGCGGCAGGTGGGCGGCACCGCGATCCAGCACGCGCTCGCCGAGGCCGAGGCGGCCGGCGTCGAGACCGTGACCGAGCTCGTCTCGGCCCGGCCCGTCGACGCGCTGCTCGAGCAGGCCGAGGCGCACGACGCCTCGGTGATCGTCGTCGGCACGTGGGGCGAGAGCCCCATGCGCGGGGCCATCCTCGGCTCCACGCCGCACCGCCTGCTGCACCTGAGCAGGTGGCCGGTGCTGTGCGTGCCGGCCCCCGCGCCGGCCTAG
- a CDS encoding APC family permease yields MSEPSTTAPPSTGPQLRSNAIGFFDALVIGLASTSPAYTLAAIIGGLVLFTGVHAPGIMLASFVPMLLIASAFYYLNTVDQDCGTTFSWVTRAMGPWFGWIGGWAIAMTGVLIVGSLAEVGVRYSLLTVGLEDLAYDPFWIRVLTVLLIVLMTAICVWGTEISARLQNVLIVFQVVSLLVFAGTALYQVFTSTSSFDSLTPSWEWLNPFGGGWTGVTAGLLLGVFAYWGWESAVNLTEETTNSSQAPGRAAIWSTVVLVVTYLSVTIAVVALAGDAFLAETADEEDAIFQVLASETMGPWAWVVMLSVATSAIASTQTTIIPASRTGLSMARRGALPKMFGRIHPRFRTPDVSTWWVAGIAAAYYLVVGLISETALWDTLTALGLLIAFYYALTGIACAIYFRKRLTQSVRNFLLIGVGPVLGSLMLIWLLVAAIIDYGNPENSYTETAWFGLGPPLVIGIGIFLTGVVLMVIWYFRDRRFWDERPSTAALETVPAPAATEEAGR; encoded by the coding sequence CACGGGCGTCCACGCGCCCGGGATCATGCTCGCGAGCTTCGTGCCGATGCTGCTCATCGCCTCCGCGTTCTACTACCTCAACACCGTCGACCAGGACTGCGGCACGACGTTCTCCTGGGTCACGCGCGCGATGGGGCCCTGGTTCGGCTGGATCGGCGGCTGGGCGATCGCGATGACCGGCGTGCTCATCGTCGGCTCGCTCGCCGAGGTGGGCGTGCGCTACTCGCTCCTCACCGTCGGGCTCGAGGACCTCGCCTACGACCCCTTCTGGATCCGCGTGCTCACGGTGCTGCTCATCGTGCTCATGACGGCCATCTGCGTCTGGGGCACCGAGATCTCGGCCCGCCTGCAGAACGTCCTCATCGTCTTCCAGGTCGTCTCGCTGCTCGTCTTCGCGGGCACCGCGCTCTACCAGGTCTTCACGAGCACCTCCTCGTTCGACTCCCTCACCCCCTCGTGGGAGTGGCTCAACCCCTTCGGCGGCGGCTGGACCGGCGTGACGGCCGGCCTGCTGCTGGGCGTGTTCGCCTACTGGGGCTGGGAGTCGGCGGTCAACCTCACGGAGGAGACCACGAACTCCTCGCAGGCGCCCGGCAGGGCCGCCATCTGGTCGACCGTCGTGCTCGTCGTCACGTACCTGTCGGTGACGATCGCGGTCGTCGCCCTCGCCGGCGACGCCTTCCTCGCCGAGACGGCCGACGAGGAGGACGCGATCTTCCAGGTGCTCGCGAGCGAGACCATGGGCCCCTGGGCGTGGGTCGTCATGCTCTCGGTCGCGACCTCGGCCATCGCGTCGACGCAGACGACGATCATCCCCGCCTCCCGCACGGGCCTCTCGATGGCGCGGCGCGGCGCGCTCCCGAAGATGTTCGGGCGCATCCACCCGCGCTTCCGCACCCCCGACGTGTCGACCTGGTGGGTCGCGGGCATCGCCGCCGCCTACTACCTCGTCGTCGGCCTCATCAGCGAGACGGCGCTGTGGGACACCCTCACGGCCCTCGGCCTGCTCATCGCCTTCTACTACGCGCTCACGGGCATCGCGTGCGCGATCTACTTCCGCAAGCGGCTCACGCAGAGCGTGCGCAACTTCCTGCTCATCGGCGTCGGCCCCGTCCTCGGCTCGCTCATGCTCATCTGGCTGCTGGTCGCCGCGATCATCGACTACGGCAACCCCGAGAACTCGTACACCGAGACCGCCTGGTTCGGACTCGGCCCGCCCCTCGTGATCGGCATCGGCATCTTCCTCACGGGCGTCGTGCTCATGGTGATCTGGTACTTCCGGGACCGCCGGTTCTGGGACGAGCGGCCCTCCACCGCCGCCCTCGAGACCGTGCCCGCGCCCGCAGCGACCGAGGAGGCCGGACGATGA